The window CTACAGCGGGAGAGCGCCGAGTGCGGAGCCACCCCTGCCGGGCAGTGTCACCGCGGCGAGGTGGTCTCGGTCTCCGGCCGGCTCCGTACCGTGGTCTACTGCCCCCGGACCAACCTGCCGACCCTGGAGGCCGACCTCTACGACGGTAGCGACGTCGTCACCCTGGTCTGGCTGGGTCGGCGACGGATTGCCGGCATCGAACCGGGCCGCCAGCTCACCGCCCGCGGCCGGGTCGCGGTCCGCGACGACCGTAAGGTGATCTACAACCCGTACTACGAGTTGGAATCCCCCCGGTGAGCCGGCCGGTCACGTCCGGTGCCGCCACCAACGACGGAAGGCGGTGCCAATGACCTCTGGACAGCAACCCCCGGCAGTCGGCAAGGACGACGAGGAACGCCTGCCGAGTATCACCGAGCAGATGGCCGAGCAGCTCGGTGGCTGGCGCGGGCTCGTCGAGTCGAGCGTGCCGATCGCCGTCTTCGTGGTCTGCAACGTCATCTGGGACCTGTCGGTGGCGCTGATCGCCGCGGTGAGTGTCGCGGTCGGTATCGCTGTGGTCCGGCTGCTGCAGCGCCGTCCGATCCGGCACGCGGTCAACGGGCTGTTCGGCATCGGCATCGGTGCTCTGCTCGCCTGGCGGACCGGCGAGGAACGCGACTTCTACCTGCCGGGCATCCTGTACGGCATCGGCTACGGGCTGGCCCTGCTCGGCTCGGTGGTGATCCGCCAGCCGCTGGTCGGCTGGATCTGGTCGGTGCTCGCGGCAGGTGGCCGGTCCGAGTGGCGCGCCGACCCGGTGCTGATCCGCACCTTCAACCGGCTGACCGTGCTCTGGGGCGTCGTCTGGCTGCTCAAGGTCGGCGTGCAGGCCGGCTTCTACCTGGCCTCGATGGAGACCGCGTTGGGCGTGTCCCGGCTGCTGCTCGGCTATCCGCCGTACGCGGTGCTGCTGGCGATCACCATCTGGGTGGTCCGTCGGGTCAATCGTGAGCGCCACGACGCCGGACCGGTGCTGGCCGCCTCGAACTGACGGCCGCCTGTCCGTTGGCCCGGCCGCCTGTCCGTTGGCCCGGCCGGGTTCAGTCCTGCGGTGCCGGTTGCTCGCTGCGGACCGGCGGTGGCGGCTGCTCGCCGCGCCGGGTGCGGGCCACGCTGTCCGCCCCGAGGACCACCGCCCGGACGTCGTCCTCCACCTCAGCGGTGCAGACGAAGACGAGCTCGTCACCGGGTTCGAGCGGGTCGTCCGGGCCGGGGGTCAGTACCCGCTTGCCCCGGACGATCGCCACCAGGGCGGAGTCGCGGGGCAGCGGCACGGTGCGGACGGCGTGTCCGACGTACGGGGCGTCGGTCGGCAGGGTGATCTCCACCAGGTTCGCCTCGCCCTGCCGGAAGGTCATCAGCCGGACCAGGTCGCCGACGGTCACCGCCTCCTCGACCAGCGCCGCCATCACCCGTGGCTTGCTGACCGCCACGTCGACGCCCCACTGCTCGGTGAACAGCCACTCGTTCTCGGCCCGGTTCACCCGCGCGACCACCCGGGGGACGCTGAACTCCGTCTTGGCCAGCAGCGAGACCACCAGGTTCACCTTGTCGTCACCGGTGGCCGCGACGACCACGTCGTACGTGCTCAGCTCGACGTCCTCCAGGCTGGCCACCTCGCACGCGTCGGCCAACACCCAGTCGGCCGCCGGCACCCGGTCCGGCAGGAACAGCGCGGGATTACGTTCGACGAGGGTCACCTGATGGCCGTTGCCGATCAGTTCCTGGGCGATGGACCGGCCGACGTTGCCGGCACCCGCGATGGCCACCCGCATCACCGCGCTCCTTCCGGCAGGCTGCTGGCGGTCAACGTGACGGCGTCGGCGATGTCGTCGGTGACCAGCATGAAGACCTGGTCACCCTCCTGCAGCACGGTGGACGGGGTCGGCAGCGTGCCGATACCGAACCGCATCAGGTACGCCGCCCGGGTGCCGGCCGCCCGCTCCAGCGCCTGCAGCGGCCGGCCGATCCACTCCCGGTGCAGCGGCACCTCGACGATCGACACCGTGCTGGTCGGGTCCCGGAAGATCTCCAGGTGCCCTTCGGGGACCAGGTGGCGCAGCATCCGGTCGGCGGTCCACCGTACGGTCGCCACCGTCGGGATGCCGAGCCGTTCGTAGACCTCGGCCCGCCGCTGGTCGTAGATGCGGGCGGCGACCCGGGACACGCCGAACGTCTCGCGGGCCAGCCGGGCCGAAATGATGTTGGAGTTGTCGCCGCTGGAGACGGCGGCGAAGGCATCGGCCTGCTCGATCCCGGCCGACTGCAGCACGTCGCGGTCGTAGCCGGAGCCGGTGACCCGGGTGCCGGCGAAGTCGTTGGGCAGCCGACGGAACGCGGTGGCGTCCTTGTCGATCACCGCGACCGAGTGGCCGCGGTCCTCCAGGTTGTGTGCCAGGGTCGAGCCGACCCGGCCGCAACCCATGATCACGACGTGCACCTGAGACCTCCCGTAGGGCGATCTGTCGAACGCTGGCCGGAGCGGACCCACGTTCACCTGCCAGCCTGCCACGCGGCGGCCGGATGACGCGCCGACCGTACCGTGCCGGCGGGCGGGCCGCGTGATCAGCCACCCGGATTCGTCGGGAGCCGGACGGCCGTACCCTTAGCGCTTGTGGCCAGTCCGACCTCCCTGATCAAACGGCTGCTGCTGGGCCGGCCGTTCCGGTCCGACCGGCTCCAGCACACCCTGCTGCCCAAGCGGGTGGCGCTGCCGGTCTTCTCGTCCGACGCGCTCTCCTCGGTGGCGTACGCGCCGGACGAGATCCTGCTGACCCTGTCCATCGCCGGGGCGGCCGCGTTCGTCTACTCGCCGTGGGTCACTTTGGCGGTGGCGGTGGTGATGGTCACCGTGGTGGCCAGCTACCGGCAGAACGTGCACGCCTACCCGTCGGGCGGCGGCGACTACGAGGTGGCCAGCGTCAACCTCGGCCCTCGGTTCGGCGTCGGGGTGGCCAGCGCCCTGCTGATCGACTACGTACTCACCGTCGCCGTCTCGGTCGCCTCCGGGGTGGCCAACCTCGGCTCGGTGCTGCCGTTCGTGGCCGAGCACAAGGTGCCGGTGGCGGTGGCCGCCATCGTGGCGCTCACCGCCCTCAACCTGCGCGGAGTGCGCGAGTCCGGGCGGATGTTCGCCGTCCCGACGTACGGCTTCGTCATCGTGATCACCGCGGTGATCGCCACCGGCCTGATCCGGATCTTCATCCTCGGTCACGACCTGCGCGCGCCCAGCGCGGACCTGGTCATCGCCGCCGAGTGGGTCGACCTGACCGGCTTCGCCATGGCCTTCCTGCTGCTGAGGGCCTTCTCGTCGGGCTGCGCGGCGTTGACCGGGGTGGAGGCGATCTCCAACGGGGTGCCGGCGTTTCGCCCACCGAAGAGCCGCAACGCCGCCACCACCCTGGTGCTGCTCGGCGCGCTGTCGGTGACCATGATCGCCGGGATCATCTGGCTGGCCCGACTCACCGGGCTGCAGTTCGTGGAGAACCCGGCGCTGCAGATCGAGTCCGGCCCGGACGGCTACGTGCAGAAGACGGTGGTGGCCCAGCTGGCCGAGACCGTCTTCGGCTCCGGTGTGCTGCTCTTCCTCGCCGCCGGGGTGACCGCGCTGATCCTCTTCCTCGCCGCGAACACCGCGTTCAGCGGTTTCCCGGTGCTCGGCTCGATTCTCGCCCAGGACCGGTACCTGCCCCGTCAGCTGCACACCCGGGGCGACCGGCTGGCGTTCAGCAACGGCATCCTGTTCCTCGCCGGCTTCGCGATCGTGCTGACCGTGGTGCTGCAG is drawn from Micromonospora sp. Llam0 and contains these coding sequences:
- a CDS encoding OB-fold nucleic acid binding domain-containing protein; this encodes MAIDERRPSLRRFLRRLAATEAELDAEQLQRESAECGATPAGQCHRGEVVSVSGRLRTVVYCPRTNLPTLEADLYDGSDVVTLVWLGRRRIAGIEPGRQLTARGRVAVRDDRKVIYNPYYELESPR
- a CDS encoding DUF3159 domain-containing protein — its product is MTSGQQPPAVGKDDEERLPSITEQMAEQLGGWRGLVESSVPIAVFVVCNVIWDLSVALIAAVSVAVGIAVVRLLQRRPIRHAVNGLFGIGIGALLAWRTGEERDFYLPGILYGIGYGLALLGSVVIRQPLVGWIWSVLAAGGRSEWRADPVLIRTFNRLTVLWGVVWLLKVGVQAGFYLASMETALGVSRLLLGYPPYAVLLAITIWVVRRVNRERHDAGPVLAASN
- a CDS encoding TrkA family potassium uptake protein, with the translated sequence MRVAIAGAGNVGRSIAQELIGNGHQVTLVERNPALFLPDRVPAADWVLADACEVASLEDVELSTYDVVVAATGDDKVNLVVSLLAKTEFSVPRVVARVNRAENEWLFTEQWGVDVAVSKPRVMAALVEEAVTVGDLVRLMTFRQGEANLVEITLPTDAPYVGHAVRTVPLPRDSALVAIVRGKRVLTPGPDDPLEPGDELVFVCTAEVEDDVRAVVLGADSVARTRRGEQPPPPVRSEQPAPQD
- a CDS encoding TrkA family potassium uptake protein, whose translation is MHVVIMGCGRVGSTLAHNLEDRGHSVAVIDKDATAFRRLPNDFAGTRVTGSGYDRDVLQSAGIEQADAFAAVSSGDNSNIISARLARETFGVSRVAARIYDQRRAEVYERLGIPTVATVRWTADRMLRHLVPEGHLEIFRDPTSTVSIVEVPLHREWIGRPLQALERAAGTRAAYLMRFGIGTLPTPSTVLQEGDQVFMLVTDDIADAVTLTASSLPEGAR
- a CDS encoding APC family permease — translated: MASPTSLIKRLLLGRPFRSDRLQHTLLPKRVALPVFSSDALSSVAYAPDEILLTLSIAGAAAFVYSPWVTLAVAVVMVTVVASYRQNVHAYPSGGGDYEVASVNLGPRFGVGVASALLIDYVLTVAVSVASGVANLGSVLPFVAEHKVPVAVAAIVALTALNLRGVRESGRMFAVPTYGFVIVITAVIATGLIRIFILGHDLRAPSADLVIAAEWVDLTGFAMAFLLLRAFSSGCAALTGVEAISNGVPAFRPPKSRNAATTLVLLGALSVTMIAGIIWLARLTGLQFVENPALQIESGPDGYVQKTVVAQLAETVFGSGVLLFLAAGVTALILFLAANTAFSGFPVLGSILAQDRYLPRQLHTRGDRLAFSNGILFLAGFAIVLTVVLQAEVTRLIQLYIVGVFVSFTLSQAGMLRHWNRRLRTERDTAARRRMHRARAINGFGMTLTGAVLVVVLVTKFALGAWIAIAAMAGVYALMLGIRRHYDTVARELTPAEGRPVLPARNHAVVLVSKVHLPTLRAVAYAQATRPDSLAALTVRVDDADTRAVQAEWDRRELPVPLTVVDSPYREITRPIIDYVKSVRRDAPRDVVTVFIPEYVVGHWWENLLHNQSALRLKGRLLFEPGVMVTSVPWQLASSIGRDLDRYDESLSRGPARGPRPMPTDPIDPIDPDDLAVASDPAGPTVPADPAGSSGQRPASEGQVRGDR